CTTCCTCAGTTACCCAGGCCTCCATGAGGTTTCCAAAGCTCCTGTACAGGTTCATCTCCAGGCGCGGCCCTGAGCTGTCTGTGCGCGCCGGGATCGAGGCTACAACTGAACCGGTGCGTGCAGATTTCAGAATATCTCCTGTTggttggccacgcccaccctGAGCATCGGTCCTGTCGCAGCGCGAAGGTGCACGTTCGTACCTGCCGCTGGATCCTGGGACGAAGCGGTGAATCACCTGCAGCTCCGACACGCTGGATTAGTTATCGAATAAAAATAACCCGCATATTTGTGCTGCGGGCGACTTCCGGCTGAGACTTGCCGGTGCTGCAGTGGAATTCTGGGAATCCACAGACGCACGTTCAAGAAACGTTGAAATTGTAAACTTTATTTCGTCATTTCGGCTCCGATGTTCCGTAAGGAATGTCAGGAATGGACACGCCTGTGATCTGACCTCATCTGTACACTCAGTAGGTGAACCGTGGAAGGATCCAGTCCCACATCCGGGAATCTGTCTGTACTTCCATAATGACCAAATTAGTGGTTTTATTCATATCAGAATATCGAAGTTACTCTGTTATCAGAGTGACAACGCCTCATGTGTTCATCTTCATAAGTTTTCTCCTGCATATTCCGCTGTCATTGTCAGTGGCCTAATTACACCAGCGGCCACCAGGGGTCAGTAACGAGCATGACAACTGAAAGGTAATCAGGTTTCtcagtcttcattttttaaatattaggcataaactaaaaataaaagaaatccgAAGCAAGATTTAACTTGATATTTCGTAAAtatcaaatgcaaaaaaatgcAGAATTAAAATGTTCCTTCCATAACTCGTTCCTGGAGCCTCACTGTTACCTTTTGGTTCGAAGaacattgtttttattcttttggaATCTTTAAATTCGTAAAATAGTCGAAGTTCTTACTGGGTGTATGTTTTTTTTCAGGTCATAAAGGACGTTTCTCTTGCTTTATGTAAGTGTTACAACCGGGCAGCGATCCAGTTTAGGAAGAAGTGTTAAAAGAATCCAATTGTTCGAGCGTCACGCACAGACCGGTGAGTTCAGTGTTTGTAGCGTCTTTTGTTTAAACAGGACGAATATCTGTGAAGAGACTCATGCTTCAACTTGCAATATTAAACTGCTTCCACCTCAGAGGCTGTCACATTTGAAAAGGAACTGAACTCTTTGATAAACAGTCTTTATTAACAGACTTTGATTGTCACCGTGGATTTAGAGGAGATGTTTTCGGGAGGAATTATCTCACATTATTGCAGTTCTATTTGCTCTTCCGACCAAGACGCGACAAACATGTAAATACCTGAAACGTCCACCAGGTGGCTCCGTTCAGCAACCGCACAATCGACACAAGGAGATGGAGAGTTTTACAAATCATTTCAAATATTGGCGCCAGAAAATGGCCGAAAAATCTACAGCTATAAAAAcactgagagaaagagagaaccACATCATCTTTCAGCACACATGCACGGTAAAATCCATGCTCGGGAGAATGGACGTTAAACATCAGTCGGCCCGTCGCTGGTGTGACACTAAAGTTCCTCAACGGCTTGTGTTGCACCTACAGATTAAATATAGTAGAGGAATTAGAACAGTCTACAGCTCGGGCAGCAGGAGAGGCGACTATTTACAGGCAGCACATATGCAAACAGTTAAACGGGCCCACGTTTATCAAGCTAACGAGGAACTGAGCCTCATTTATCATGGcttcattttacacacacaaaatctcCCAGATAAAGCTACGAGTCAGAAGACTCgccagcgccccctctggtgggAGGGCAACTGGCGACACAAGCTAATTTCCAGACCTTTTCAGGTCTTTGCTGCATGAAAGGAGCTGGTGACATCACCAACATGGGCGGCAGCTTTGCATCCCAGATAAAATAGACTTTCAGAGCAGCCACGTGTGGTCATTTCCACAGTATCTGCCCAAACAGAGGGCCGTCCCTGACTGGCTGCTAAGTTACCCCCAGCCGTTGTTGGTGGCCAAAGATCAACATCAGTTCATTTCAAAGTGGGCCGCTCACGAAAGACTGGATTAATACGGGAATCATGCAAATGACTTGTTTTACTGTTACAGTGACCCTCGTCCATCTGTCCTCGCGCACAGACGGCTTTTGTCCCTGTCCGGGTGGGCGCCTTTAAGCTTGATGGTCCTGATGGATTGGACCAGCATCCCCACCTGTGCTCGGTCCAAACGCAGCCACTCGGACGGTCGTTTGGACCTGAAAAGCAACAATAAATCGTCAAGATGAGGAATGAGGAACGGAGGCGAGCTGGTGGCTCCTAATGTACCTCCGGCTCTGTGCTCCAGTGTGGCTCTGGAGAACCGTCTCActcctggaggaggagtgggcTCCTCCGAACAGCTTGGCCCAGCGACGTCCACCCTGATGTGGACTCTCGGCCTGGACACACGCTGACGCACTCAGGCTCTCtggctccttctctcccctctgttCATCTTGCCTGCTGCACATGCTGATTTGAGACCAGTTGTCAGCATTGCTgcagtcctcctcctcatgcatCGGGCCCCACTCTGGAATAGGAGCCAGCCTCGggctcctcctggactgcctCTCCTCACCCTGAGACCCGGGAGACTCCTGGTGCGGActgaccccctgctgggcagcTGGCTGCCCTCCGTGGTCACGCGCTGCCTTTTTGTCGGCTTGCAGTAGCGGCCAGCTGGTCACCAGGAGGGCCGAGCACGGCGGAGGCGGAGACGCGCCCTCGTCCGAGCACAGCTGTCTGTTGCGCAACAGGCGGGGCTCCAGGAGCAGGTTGAGGTCAAAGGGCAACACGGAGagcggctgcagcagaagcaacagCTCCTGAAACAAGGGCTGACACTGACCCAGCGACATGGACATGAAGCCCCAGGAATGGTAGTTGGCCGTTACCACGTCTGCGGAGAGGGTTATGGGATGGAATGAAGCGATGCTGGAGTTTACCGTGGCAAAGAGGTCAAACTTCAGGAGAACCAAGCTCTagttttatggttttattaGTCATTACAGTTGCTCGAATAAGAACGAGGAGGTCAGGGGCAAGTCAGATTTGTGTGttgttgcctagcaacaacTCAAGCAGCACAcgtcttttatttttgcagaaCAGCCCACATGTTGCATCCTCCCAACACGTTTTGTCTGATGAGGCTCTGCCAGGTTCTGCCCCCCCGACCCATGACTGTACTCACCTGTTTGACTGTGGAGGTGATCGAGCCAGAACTCCAACACTCTCAGGCTGAAAGAGAGCAAAGGAGCGTGTTAGCGGCCGGGTTAGCCTTCCCGAGCCTCACCTGTGTTGTGGCACGCGTCTTTACTTCAGCAGGCCCATGAGGAAGGCTCTCAGTCTCATGCAGTGCGTGGAGAGCTGCGGACACATCCGGATTTTACACACCAGCCTGTGGAGGACTTTTGTGGAGGGACCTGGAGTGGGACAAAAAGGCTTCCAGTACCGTCTGATAAACAAGTAGGAAGAGTCTGGTGACATTTACCAGTTCTGGTAGAGACTTCCACAACGCTCCAGGGGTGATTGCGCCTCTGACCTATGATGAGATCCAGCTTGTGATCCCTGAGGCCGTCTTCCAGGATGTTCTGGATGGAAGGACACAAATGTTCCAGGACCAAACCAGCAATCGTGGGGCTGCAGGAGCTGTTGCCCAGTCGCATCTGAGGCCGAAGGAGAGATGAAGCATTCATTCTTCAAATCTAGGCAACATGGCTGCGGTACCTTTCCGTGTCTGTGTTTGGAGGCATCAGACCTTCTCGTCGgggtctctgctgctgccaaagTGTGTCATGATCAAATCCACGGCGCGACTCACAGACCTGAGCAAACCTGGAGGCAGAAGCAGACGCTGCGTTTCATGCTCTCAGACTGTTAAACATGCTAACAAGCAAACACGGTTTTAGGGGTTTTTTTGCAGTCGGGACCAAAAAAGAAATACTGAGTGATGGGTTCATTTTCACAGCGCAGGAATGGAAATGTGACGGAGAAGCGGGGATGAAAGAGCGCGCGTTCCCTTTCAGCGGCAGTCCTCGCCGACTCTCTTTCTTCATCTCGCGCTCGCTAGCCCCTGCAAATGTCACGGCGAATTCCTCATGCGGGCTGATGCAGCCTGCAGGGCCGCATCACGCTGGCTGTTTCGCAACGGCAGGCGTCGCCGCCACTGATTATCTGCTTCCAAATGCACCGCTTTGCCCTCGCAACAAGGTGAGGAGGTGCTTCTGTGAAGCGTCTACGTGCTGTGTCGGCCCCGGCTGTCACACAGGCACAGTTACCCGGCAGAAGCCTCGGCCAATCCCAAGCAGCCAGAGTTAAAAATAGGTCATGTTTGAGAGGAAGCCCCTTCGGGGTATTGAAGGCACTGCTGCATAACAGCTCATCATGGTGAGTAGACAAACCAACCCGGGGACGcggagctgccgctgctgttgccgGGTGACGTGACGTGGTCTCACCTCTCCTCTGAAGGTGGCTGATAGACAGGGACTCGTAGGAGGCGTCCGGCGAGGGGCAGGAGTCCGCGGGCAGTTGGTCGCTCAGGGCGACCGACTCGCTGGGTTGACTCGTCCCGCCAGAGGCAGCGAAGGACAGCAGGGAGCTCAGAGACGGCAGGGGGGCCATAGAGGATAAGGCAGCTGTAAAACTGCCGTGAAAAAAGCCCGAATCTGCTGCGGGGGCGGCcctggggggcagcagggggcgctgttcgGGCTTTAAGTGATGGCTTGGAGCAGATATGGGTAAAGTGGGAGGCGTctgggagaagagggagggataACAGGTGTGGGTGTGGGCTCCACGGAACGCACCGGTGTAGTTTGGTTTAGGGGTGAGGTTATTAAGGTCCTGGTAGGTGGGGATTTTAACGAGGGTGGGCCGATTTGGGGGCGGAGTCAGAGTTACATGGACTCCTGAATGTGGGCTCGTGTCCTCTGGCGCCTGGACGGGTTTTCCTCTGGCGTGACTTGTCTCCACGCTGCGTTTTGATGTGCACGGGCTGAGCCGCGCTGGGAACCTGCTGGACTGGCTCCAGGTGTGTCTGCGCCCACACCACTCTGGACTGGGCGTGCCGCTGGAGCAGGAGTCGGAGCTGGATGGAGGCTCCAGGAAGACCGGGTAATGGCTCCCCATCGGTGAGAgctgaagagaagagaagcagcGACTCCGTTTGCCCTTGAATTTGGAGCCTGGTTGGGAGGTGCTGACCCTCTGGCTCTTCTGATTCATGTACTGTTCCAGGAGGCAGCCAACCTGCGGAGCCTCTGGGGGGCCACCGGGAACCAGGACAAAAGGCTGGATGGGCAGTGAGGTTGGCCTCTGAGGTTTGCTGTTGCTCTTTGCTTCATTTCCCAGTAAATTAGCTCCTGAAAGGGAAGCAGACAACAATGGGAACGATTGCAGAATCACAGCTAACGCCTGAAACTCAAGAAACATCCTCATCTTCACCTTCTGCACCAGCATCCCGACGCTCCCGGTCCACAAACACAACCTGCGTTGCTGCGAAGCTTGTGCTGCTTTCTGGGCTTTCCTGGCCTGTGCACAGTGAAAAGTGTGTGCCAGAGACATTTGGGaggctctctgtgtgtttctgcttgcaGGGGGCCTTCAGAGTGGAGGCGGCGTCCGTCTGGTGATCGTGGATCCCAGAGCATTCCGAGGAGATCCGCTTCTCCTTTGGTTGATCCTCCTGACAGAGAGAGACGCAATGGACCAGTTTAGGTGTTTGCAACATAATCACATGGAAACGTTTAGAAACCCAAAAGCCCCGTTACCCTCTTGAGGTCTTTGGCACGTCCCGCTTTGTTCTGGTCAAAAAAGTGGTTCTCTGCGGTTATGCAGGGGCTACCCTTGACCTGGCCCTCaggacagctggtgctgctggaccaAGCCGGGCTGGGAGACTGGGATGACAGGTCACAAGTCACAAGCTTGTAGTACTTCTGGTTTGTCCCTATGGCCAAGGAGACCTGGTTCTGGAGGCAGGCGTTCAGGTCTGACAGCTCCAGTGAGGACAGACCCTGGGGGAGCGCTTCGCTGGAGTAAAGATTGCAGTTTGAATCGAGACCTGGAGGGGACCAGCAGGGCGTGGAGGGAGACGTGTCCTCCTGCCTGGCTGGAGAAACTGGTTGTAGGCTGAGGAACACGGAGCCCTCAGAGGACTCCGAGGGACGAAGGGCGGGACTGATGAGATCATGGGGCGTGGCGGGGTTGTTGCTCCGGTTGTAGATGGTgcagaagttcaccaggatgcCGTCGGAGCTGTTGCAGGACGAGTCGCTGCGCGGGTCCGACTCTGGGGATCTCCGGTGTTGGCCGTGGATGCAGAAGGACCCGCGACCCGTCAGTCCGCCGGAGTCCTCTGGAGGCCGATCGCTCTGGTATGAATACTGCTGGTTGGGCTGGGACCACCCCTGGTCCCCGTCAGGACCCAAGACCGTCCCTTCGCTCATCCAGTCGGTGTCCCCGTGCTCCTGGGACAGCTGATACCTCTCAGCCACCATCCTGGTGGTCAGAGGCCAGTTGGAGTTCCCTTGCAGCACGAAGGCCGAGTCCTCGCGGTACTTGTGTAAATTACCGCCGTCGCTgtcgtcgtcctcctcgtcATCCATCTCCGAGTTGGGGAGGAAGGAGTTGTGGGATCGAGCGGCGCCCCTGGCGCCGGGGTTCTCCTTCAGCTGGGAGCTGGTCTCCTCGGGCGAGGAGGTGGAGTCGTACCTGCCGCTGCTGTcgctgcccccctcctcctccccccggtCCTCATTAAGGCTACAATAGCTGCTGGAAAACTGCCGCCTGCCGCCCGAGAAGGCGTGATCCCGATTGAGCGAGTCTTGTTCCGGAAGCGACACGGCCCGGGTCAGCCCCACGGAGAACAGCCGGCCGGGCCGTTTGGCCGAGCCGCAGAGGGCCTGAACAGGAAGTTGCCAGGTGGGAAGTGGGACTACAGGGAAGCTGCAGGCGATCAGGGTGTCCCCTGAGAGACCAGATGCTCCTATCATGCTGCTGGAAGACGACGGGCCCTGGAAACCGTCTCCATCTCCCTAAAATAAATCCCGAAAAACACAATTAACCAGGATAATGGTGTGAGGATGGGCTTTGTGATCTGGATGATGAGGAGCTTGATTCCCAACCTCACAGCTCTTCCTCGCTGTGACAgacctctccccccccccccccagcctcgccTCTCCCTCCCCAGGGAGCTAATTACAGATTTTGTTTTGTGAGGGGAGAGAGATCTGCTGTAAGATCCCAACAGGACGGAATAATATGAAAACAAGAGACACAGCGGAGGGCTGCCTGTCTTCCCTGGTCTTCAGCTTCTGGACGAAGCGCCACCATCCAGTCGACCATTAACGccccccgcccacccccccCAGCGCCGCCTGGGCCAACCAGCGTCTCCCACTCAGCTGCTCTGTAACTAGGGCAGCTGCACTGCAGAGACGCTCcaggaaaacacacttttaactCCTTTCCAACACATTCTGAAGCCGGAAACAATCATGTTAAAAAATGAGAGTAATAACAATAAATCCTCCCTCAGGAAGGTCTGCGCCTTTCATAATTAAACAggcacaaccccccccaaatGACTCCATTTAAAATTTACATTGTCTGTAATAATTAAGGTTGCTGGGATACCAACCTGCCCCCTTTACTTATATCAGAGGAGAAACACTGGATGTTTTAAACCAAAGGTTCAATTCTTCTCCATCAAAATCCTCCAAACTCCCTTCAAGGGTCGCGTTAACGAGGACACAGCTTTTAATTCCTCCCTAATGATTTCACAGATTTGGATTTTTGACTTtctatctttaaaaaaaaaaagataacgGCAGCGTTTGATCTAATAATGTCTGATTGGTTATTTTTAAAACCGGTTTCGACAGATTGCGTAACTCGTGTTTGCTCTCGGCACCTTTGATGGAGCGAATCAGAACATTTGGgttctaaatgtgtgtgtgcgcgtgtgtgcgtgtgtgtgtgggggggggggggaagacgCAAGTTCAGCTCCGAAAGTAGGCCAGCGTGTCTGCACAGTCAGGTCAGACAGCACCGACGCACGACTACTGGAACCACTGGACGGACTGGGAGCGTGCACGGCGTCAAAAGTTGCATTGGAAACTCTGAGACGTGATTTGACCCGAGCATCGCGCGTGCACAGAGGAAGGCGTGTGCGCAGCACTGAACAGGACCCGTGCGTGTGATCAAAAGCCGCACACGCGCCCAGCAAACCTCCGCGTGGAGACGGGAAGCTGGTTTTATGGGACAGATTCGGTGGCGGGTCCAGCCCCGTCCAGGTGATCCAAACGTCCACGCGCTTTGCTGAGAACCATGCACACACTGACATGTGACGCCACACACGCACGAGAAAGCTGGTATTTCTGCCGTACTCACCCGAGACGCGCTTATCAAATCCAATGTTCGGGGTTTGTTGTCCGTCACCGCGCGCAGTGAGCCCGGTGCATCACCGAGGGTCCGGACCGGAGacacagcccccccacctccccccgcATGCGCCTGCTCGGCCCCGGGGGCTTGTGACGTCACAGCGGAACTAGCCAATGAGGGGGAGCGTGCAGCTTTCATAATTAAAGAGCGGAGATGATAGAAATAAACATGAGTGAGGGCGACAGAAATGAGGAGAGTTCATTAGTGGTTGCTTTTACTTTTGTTCTACTTCAGTCTGGCCGATTAGAAATGTGTCTTTTGTCTCTCAAGGGGATATTGGAGCTAGTTTCATCTTAACTCATCCTGATATTTCGGAGAAATCCTTTCGTGTTAAGACTTTAATACGTTAATCTTTAACATTTCTATAATTCTTCACTATTGTTTAGTGTGCTGCTGCGCCCTCCAGTGGTCAGAGTGGGAACTACTCCAGCCATTTTTGAAACTGATTATtttcttaaaagaaaatgtcattaatcAGTTTCGATTACCTGTAACTAAAGCCTATATAATatgtaaaatgcaaatgttatcCTCTGTATGACACAGAATCtgttatataatataaataacaGTTAAAACTCATTAATTCAAACTTCAGACAGcttctctgctttcctccataaaCCTTAACTggtaattaataaataaatatgcaacatCAACTGTGACCCCCTTTTTTAACTCAACATTTTTTAgattttaatagaaaaaaagcttattttcCTCTGCTCTCAATTCTCTTTCACTCAGTCAAAAACAAAATATGGACGATACAACCTCAACCAGAATAACACACCTGAGTATTTACACACTTTACATTATgtacaaataaatatataaaaacaacATGAACCAACAAAGTCAGCATGAAcaattatattttctttttaaaaaaaacaaaaaaaacatgcagattCACACAGCTAACTGCTGAAAATCAATATTACTGAAGATGAGTGTGTATTTATGGCTTTGTTTTGCTGCAGTGCAGATTTAGATCAGATTACAGCAGCTGTACGCGTACAGTCTGTTTGATAAGGTTTTGAAAAAGTCACCGAGCCCCGTCCTGGGGTCGTTCCACAAGGTCGTGTTTTGATGGCTGCAGGGTCTCCGTCTGACTTCCGTCCCTCCTCTTCATGTGGATCAATAGAAGGAGCAGATATTCTTCCTGTAAAACGAACAGGGAACAGCCTTAGGCCATGGTGCGCAGCAGGATTCCAGTGGGAAACAAGTGAACCTGGAAATCCTGGAAAGTCCTGGAGAACTCTTTGCCACTGTACCTGCAGTATTTGGTGCCGCACTCCGAGTGCTCCCTGCAGCTGGCGCCCAGAGGCTTCATGCTGTTCCAGCGCCACAGCAGCGAGCGCTTGGTCCTCAGCAGCAGGCCGTTCCAGTCGTCAGGGAGCGGCAGCGACGCGACCTGCGGAGGGAGCGGGCGACGGGTGAGCAGCGGGGCGAGGGAAGGAGCGCGACTCCGGCTGCCTGAGCTGATCCTACCTGAGCGGCGCAGACGAGcgtcagcagcagagaggccagGATGATCCTTTCCTGAAGAGTCCTCATGACGTGTCCACACCAGTGGCGGCGCTGAGGCGAGAGGCTGAGGCGAGAGGCTGATGTGTTGATCCTCGGCCCCTCTATTAAAGCTTTTAATCGTGCGGGGAGGAGTCGGCGGGCTGGCAGCTTCTTGATTTATTCCCCTGTTTGTGCCATAAATGACTGTTGATCACTAATGAAACACTCTCCAGTTTTATCTCCAcggctgaggtcaaaggttatcGGCCTTCAGCCAAAGTACACTTTAACCGGGTAATTAAGGACAACTCCACGTCAGTGGTATGTGGCCGCAGCGCGACGCATCCTGTGTTTCTATTTTAAACCTTTGTTGTAAATAAAAGTCAGgtttgacctcctgacctcgAGGGTGGCGTGATGCGCTCACGCCTCAGCTGGAAGATGAGGAACGTTCAGAGGGGAGTTTCTCAACAACCAGTGAGTAAACAGGCGGAAAATTGAGCTTCGGACCGGGAATTGAGCTTTATTCTGTCTGGACTTACGGTTTACACATGTATAAATGCTAAGCTACGCTAATCACCACCAGTTTCATCTTTAGCCTTTATGCTAGTTTGTAGTTTGGGTTTTGCTGACTCATCAGATTAAATGTGCAGGGGTGTGTCGCTGTGTGAGCGTAAGTGTTTTATAACAACTTTGACTGATAAAACAGGACTGTCAGATGCATCGGAGGGTGTTGACATGGCGAGACCAACGCAGTAAATTCTGGAACCTAAGAAAAGCCCAGaacaggacaggaagcagcttcattgttttaaaagcagatttatGACCTCCTCTGAGGGTGTCAACAGACAGGGACAAAATTACAATTAGTACAATTAgcttttaacacacacacacaaacacacactctttacaTCAACATGACTTCCCCCCTCGGAAACCTCCCCTTATACTGTGCGGCTGAAGGATTCGGGATTAAAGTGATCCATCATTCTTAATGATTTCTGCTGGATCCTGAAACCAAATCGATTAAAAGAGGGAATCGAgtttctgtttttagaaaaatgaggagctggaaaagtggCGTCAGCGACTTTTAAAAAGATTTGTTAATGAGCCTCAACATGAGGCTCAAATAAGcacaagatttaaaaaaaaaaaacacattccatCAACGTTTCTTCATCACATCCTTCCTCTCACACAAACTGGTTTAATTACATCAGTGTCAAGGTTTTACTGGTTAAAACCAGAAAGTAGCCATAACCTTCCTGCTTTCAGCATCATCGCCTCTTATTCTGTAACAAATGcaaacttttttaaaaagaagcttCCGAATCTAGCAACGATGGACACGGGGGATTCTGCTCCGTCCTGCTGGCTTGGCCGCGCGTGCGATCTGAAGCCCAGTCGTGTTGCCATGGCGGCGGCTTCATCTGGGATGGCGCCTTAAGAGGAGAGCAGCGGCTGTCGCTCCGCAGCGGTGCTCTGGGAGACAAAAGCAGGCCTGGCGTCAGGAATTCAACCAGCAACCCCGGccgacggacggacggacgcgtCTTACCGACGGGAGCTTCTGTCGACACATCAGGAACACAAAAACCAGCCCCAGGAGGAAGCCCAGGCCGATCAGCATGAAGGGAACCTGGACGACCACTTCCTGCACCCTGACCACCCCCTGCAGCTTCTGCGCCGCGTCGTCGTCCACTAAGGCGCTctgagaggagacgaggagcaTTTGAACACACAGAAggggctcgtgtgtgtgtgtgtgtgggtgtgtgtgtgtgtgtgggtgtgtgggcgggtgtgtgtgggtgtgtgtacctcATTGAGGTAAACTACAGGAAAGATCAGCGTCCGCACGTCTCCCGTTTCACTGTAAGAGAAATCAATTTCCTCACAGTGAAACCTGACAGTGTGGTAACCAGCACAACCAGTGCACGGCCGACCCGGGACACTCCGGCGTGCGTGCACGGTGACCGCAGCGTACACCTGTAGCCGTGGGTGATAACAGCGGGTTTCTCACCCGGGTGCCAAACACATGCGTAACGTCCAAAAGTCCCTTCCTGCTGATGATGGTGGCACCGGCTCCTTACTGGCAACCGGGAAGAAAGGAGCAACGGTGACGAAGGCGAGGAGGCAAATACCTGTAGTGGGGGAGTTTCTCCACGTGCACGTTGACCTGGAGCCGCTTGGCCGCCCGCAGGACCACGCCGGTGAGCTGTAAACAGGAGTTTTCATTTGGTGAAAAGGTTCAGTGGCTTTGCTGTAATGTTGAGGGTTTATTTCCCCCAGGAGGCAGTAAAGGGAGCGGCTTTGCCCCTGGGAGACCTGCTGCCCTATAGTAACcccccagcagggggtctgggCGGTGGCCACGGGTCCATAAATGTCAGGCCCTGCTCCTGACGCCATGTCAG
The sequence above is drawn from the Takifugu rubripes chromosome 6, fTakRub1.2, whole genome shotgun sequence genome and encodes:
- the LOC105416587 gene encoding liver-expressed antimicrobial peptide 2; the encoded protein is MRTLQERIILASLLLTLVCAAQVASLPLPDDWNGLLLRTKRSLLWRWNSMKPLGASCREHSECGTKYCRKNICSFY
- the LOC105416590 gene encoding iporin, translated to MKAARSPSLASSAVTSQAPGAEQAHAGGGGGAVSPVRTLGDAPGSLRAVTDNKPRTLDLISASRGDGDGFQGPSSSSSMIGASGLSGDTLIACSFPVVPLPTWQLPVQALCGSAKRPGRLFSVGLTRAVSLPEQDSLNRDHAFSGGRRQFSSSYCSLNEDRGEEEGGSDSSGRYDSTSSPEETSSQLKENPGARGAARSHNSFLPNSEMDDEEDDDSDGGNLHKYREDSAFVLQGNSNWPLTTRMVAERYQLSQEHGDTDWMSEGTVLGPDGDQGWSQPNQQYSYQSDRPPEDSGGLTGRGSFCIHGQHRRSPESDPRSDSSCNSSDGILVNFCTIYNRSNNPATPHDLISPALRPSESSEGSVFLSLQPVSPARQEDTSPSTPCWSPPGLDSNCNLYSSEALPQGLSSLELSDLNACLQNQVSLAIGTNQKYYKLVTCDLSSQSPSPAWSSSTSCPEGQVKGSPCITAENHFFDQNKAGRAKDLKREDQPKEKRISSECSGIHDHQTDAASTLKAPCKQKHTESLPNVSGTHFSLCTGQESPESSTSFAATQVVFVDRERRDAGAEGANLLGNEAKSNSKPQRPTSLPIQPFVLVPGGPPEAPQVGCLLEQYMNQKSQRVSTSQPGSKFKGKRSRCFSSLQLSPMGSHYPVFLEPPSSSDSCSSGTPSPEWCGRRHTWSQSSRFPARLSPCTSKRSVETSHARGKPVQAPEDTSPHSGVHVTLTPPPNRPTLVKIPTYQDLNNLTPKPNYTGAFRGAHTHTCYPSLFSQTPPTLPISAPSHHLKPEQRPLLPPRAAPAADSGFFHGSFTAALSSMAPLPSLSSLLSFAASGGTSQPSESVALSDQLPADSCPSPDASYESLSISHLQRRGLLRSVSRAVDLIMTHFGSSRDPDEKMRLGNSSCSPTIAGLVLEHLCPSIQNILEDGLRDHKLDLIIGQRRNHPWSVVEVSTRTGPSTKVLHRLVCKIRMCPQLSTHCMRLRAFLMGLLNLRVLEFWLDHLHSQTDVVTANYHSWGFMSMSLGQCQPLFQELLLLLQPLSVLPFDLNLLLEPRLLRNRQLCSDEGASPPPPCSALLVTSWPLLQADKKAARDHGGQPAAQQGVSPHQESPGSQGEERQSRRSPRLAPIPEWGPMHEEEDCSNADNWSQISMCSRQDEQRGEKEPESLSASACVQAESPHQGGRRWAKLFGGAHSSSRSETVLQSHTGAQSRRSKRPSEWLRLDRAQVGMLVQSIRTIKLKGAHPDRDKSRLCARTDGRGSL